A region of the Bryobacteraceae bacterium genome:
AACGGTGCGGCGCCGACGCCGTGATCGACCCGGCCCAGGCGGATCCGGTGAAGGAAGTGCTGCGCGACACCGGCGGGCGGGGCGTCGACATGGTGTTCGACTGCGCCGGCCGGGGCGACACCCACAACCAGGCCATCCACATGGGCGCTCCGGCGGCGCGCATCGTCATCACCGCCCTGCCCAGCGAGGAGCGGCTCCCGGTGGACTTCTTCACGCTGCGGCGCAAGGAGCAGTGGTTTTTCCCGGTGCGGCGCTCGAATCACCGCAGCGAGCTCGCGCTGAAGCTGCTGGCCGCGCACACCGCGCTGTTCGCGCACATGGTGACGCACCGCTGGCCGCTCGAGCGCGTGCAGCAGGCGTTTGAAACCCTGGAAGCTTACGCGGACGGCGTGGGCAAAATCGTTCTGCTGCCCTGATTCATGTCATCGCAGCGCGGGCGCCGCATGGCCGTCGCCGCGCGGATCGGCGGCGGCGAATTTCACGCCGGAATTCCTGTCGATGCCCGCCACCGCCCCGCGGCCCATGTTCATCGAATAATCGAGCCGCATTTCCACCTGGTGGCCCATGGCGCGCAGCATCTCCACGGCCGCGCCGGGGACGCGCGCCTCAAGCTGCACGTCGCAGCCCTGCGGGCCCGCCTTGGTGAAGCGGGGCGCTTCGAGCGCGGCCTGCGGGTTCATGCCATAGTCGGCAAGATTCGACACAAACTGCGCGTGCGCCAGCGGCTGGTTGGCTCCGCCCATGATGCCGAAGGCCATCGCCACGCCGTCCGTTTCCAGAAATCCGGGAATAATCGTGTGAAAACTTCTTTTTCGCGGCTGTAATTCGTTCGGATGTCCGGGTGTCAGAACGAAATCACTGCCGCGGTTTTGCAGCAGAAATCCGGTTCCTTCGGGCGAAATTCCGCTGCCCCAGGCGGCGCGGATGCTCTGGATCCAGCTCACGATGTTGCCCGCGTCGTCGGCCGCGGCCAGGTAGGTGGTGTCGGAGGCGCGCGGCCGGCCCGGCTGCGCGTCGCAGCGGGCGCGCTTCCAGTCGATCAGCGTGGCGCGCCGCTTCGCATAGTCCTTCTCGAGCAGGCCCTGAAGCGGGACGCGCGCCTGCCGCGGGTCCGCGTTGTAGGCCATCAGGTCGGCGTAGGCAAGTTTCATCGACTCGATCTTCCAGTGCAGCGCTTCCGCCGAAAACGGCCCCGAGGCCGGCGCCGGAAACTGCTCCATGATGTTGAGCATCAGCAGCACGGCCAGGCCCTGCCCGTTGGGCGGCAGCTCGTGCACGCGCCAGCCACGGTAGGTGGTCGAGATGGGTTGCACCCATTCGGGTTCGTATTCGGCGAGGTCTTCCGCCACCATGCGGCCTCCGTACTTCCGGCTGGCCGCGAGGATCGCCTCAGCCACCGGCCCGCGATAGAAGGCGTCGCGGCCGCCCGCGGCGATCTGCCGGAGAGTTCGCGCGAGCGCCGGGTTGCGGAACACCTGGCCCGCCCGAGGCGGCGGCAGGAACACGCGTGCCGCTTCCTCTGATTCGCCCGCCCGCGGCGAGTCCCAAAGCGAGGCGATGACTTCATGAACGGGGTGGCCGTCCTCGGCCAGCCGGATCGCATCCTCAAACAGCTCTCTCCAGGCGAGCCTGCCGAAGCGGCGGTGCGCCTCCTGCCAGCCGGCCACCGCCCCAGGCACCGTCACGGAATGGATCCCCGAAGCGGGCATCGTCTGATGGCCCTGCTCGCGCAGCCATTGCGCCGAGAGCCCGCGCGGGGCCCAGCCGGAGGCGTTGAGCCCTTCGAGCTTCCCGCTTCGCCCGTCGCGGTGGATGAGGAACAGATCGCCGCCAGGGCCGCACATCATCGGCTCCACCACGCTCAGCACCGCGTTGGCGGCGATGGCGGCATCGACGGCCGAGCCGCCTTTTTCGAGAATCCGCACGCCAGCCTGCGTGGCCAGCGCGTGGCTGGTGGCCACCACACCGTGCCGGCTGTAAACAATCGAACGCGACTGGTTCCGGTCCTGGCCGGGCGCGAGCGACGCGGCAAACATGAGCAGTGCAATCCACCTCACGCGCTCCATTGGATCACGTTTTGCCTGCCGGCGGCAGCCAGCGGGGCGGGCGAAACCATGCAGCGCGGCGCGGTAGGCTGGAATCAGAACCTCTGGAGGGCGATGTTCTCTACTGTTTTTGAAGCCTGCTGGCGGCGCGTGTGCGAACGGCCGGAGCTGCCGCTGAGCAACCCCGAATTCGGCTCGGGCGGCGCGCTGGACGCGGAGCTGCTCGCCCGGGCGCGGCTGCGCAAGGCGGAGATGTTTGGCGGAGCGGTCTTTCCGGTGTCGCCGCTGTATGTCACCTCGATCTGCAAGGAGCGTTGCACGTATTGTAACTACCGTGCCGGCTCCAGGGACCCGGATCTGAAGCGCGTCCGTCTGTCGGACGCCGAGCTCGAACGCGAGGTGCGTTTCCTCGTCGAAGAGCGCGGGCTGCGGGCGGTGGAACTCGTCTATGCGTCCGACCCGCTCGTCACGGTCGATGACATCTGCCGGCACGTGGAGCTCACCGCGCGCGTGATGGCCCGCGCCGGCCACGTGAATGTGGGGCTGAGCGCGGAGCCGGTCTCGGCGCAGGACTACCGCCGTCTGCGGGATGCCGGACTCACCTTCAGCGTCGTCTGGATGGAGACCTACGACCCTGTCCGCTACCGCGAGCTGCACCCCGGGCGTCAGACCAAGGCAGATTTTTACTGGCGGCTGGAATCTTACGAGCGGATGATCGAAGCGGGCCTCGAGGGCATCGGCTACGGGGTGCTGAGCGGCCTGGCCGACTGGCGGCGGGACTGGTCGATGCTTGCCGTGCATCAGCGCTGGCTACGGCGGACGTACGGCCGCGGGCCGAACATCCTCGGCATTCCACGGCTCCGCCCGGCCCCGGGAGCGACGTATCAGGAACGGGAGCATCTGCCGTCGGATGCGGCCTTTCGCTCCCTGGTCGCCTGGCACAATTCGCTGTTTCCCGACGTTCTGCCGTTCGTGTCGACGCGGGAAGACTTTGAGACCTGCCTTCAGTTGGCCGCCGGCGGAGGGTGCCTGTTCACGTTCAACTGCTCCACCGTGCCTGGCGGCTACACGTTGCCAAACCGTGGCGCGCAGTTCGTTACGGGCAACTACGATGCGCCGGTCTTTGCTCCGCGGCTGCGGGCGGCAGGGCTTGCGCCGGAGTGGGCGTGGCGGCCGTCAACCTGCTATACTGTGGGTGTTTGACTGCGCCCGCCGCAAGGCGTGGTGTGTTTGACACTCCGCGCCGGCGATCCGTAGAATAAAGTGTTTGTACCTCGCTGAACGGAGATCGTTTGTCCATGAAGACTGAATTTCCGTCCAAGAGCGAAATCCAGCGCTCCTGGTTCGTCATCGACGCCAGCGGCATCGCTCTGGGACGGGTCGCCACCCAGGCCGCAAGGATCCTGATGGGCAAGCACAAGCCCATCTACACGCCGTTTCTGGATTGCGGCGATCACGTCATCGTTGTCAACGCCGAAAAAGCGGTTCTCACCGGGAAAAAGGAAGAGCAGAAAATTTACCGCCGCCACTCGGGATATCCGGGCGGGCTGAAGGAGATTTCCGCCGGCGACCTGCGCCAGAAGCGCCCGGTGCGGCTGGTGGAAGAGGCCATCCGGGGGATGCTGCCGAAGACGAAGCTCGGCAAGCAGATGTACCGCAAGCTGAAGGTGTATGCGGGCGACCGTCACCCGCACGCGGCCCAGAAGCCCCAGGCGATGGCCGTGGCCCGCTGATGGAGTGAGACATTAGCCTATGGCACTGCTGCAATATCTCGGTACCGGGCGGCGCAAGCGCGCCGTGGCCCGCGTATTTCTCCGCCCCGGCACGGGGAAATTCACGGTAAATGGCCGGCCGGCGGACGAATATTTCACGACCTTTACGAGCCGGACCGTCATCCGCCAGCCGCTGCTGGCGACGGAAACGGCCGACAAATTCGACGTGCTGGTCACCTGCCGCGGCGGGGGCATCGCCGGCCAGGCCGACGCGGTCCGGCTGGGCATCGCCCGCGCCCTGTGCGAATTCAACTCGGAATTGCGCGCGAAGCTGAAGCAGGAAGGCTACCTCACGCGCGACCCGCGCGAGCACGAGCGCAAGAAGTACGGCCAGCGCGGCGCCCGCCGCCGGTTCCAGTTCTCGAAGCGCTAAATGCTCCGGCGCGGCTCGGCCGCGCCGGATGCGCTGGTTTTGGGCGCGCTCTCCGTCCTGCGGCAAATTTCGCTTTGGGCGCCGCAGGCTCCGGCGGGCGAGCCCTGGGTCAACCCGCCGGCACAGGCCGGCATTTTTCGCGAAACAAGGAGCTGCCTTGCCATCCATTTCGATGAAAGAATTGCT
Encoded here:
- a CDS encoding gamma-glutamyltranspeptidase, with the translated sequence MERVRWIALLMFAASLAPGQDRNQSRSIVYSRHGVVATSHALATQAGVRILEKGGSAVDAAIAANAVLSVVEPMMCGPGGDLFLIHRDGRSGKLEGLNASGWAPRGLSAQWLREQGHQTMPASGIHSVTVPGAVAGWQEAHRRFGRLAWRELFEDAIRLAEDGHPVHEVIASLWDSPRAGESEEAARVFLPPPRAGQVFRNPALARTLRQIAAGGRDAFYRGPVAEAILAASRKYGGRMVAEDLAEYEPEWVQPISTTYRGWRVHELPPNGQGLAVLLMLNIMEQFPAPASGPFSAEALHWKIESMKLAYADLMAYNADPRQARVPLQGLLEKDYAKRRATLIDWKRARCDAQPGRPRASDTTYLAAADDAGNIVSWIQSIRAAWGSGISPEGTGFLLQNRGSDFVLTPGHPNELQPRKRSFHTIIPGFLETDGVAMAFGIMGGANQPLAHAQFVSNLADYGMNPQAALEAPRFTKAGPQGCDVQLEARVPGAAVEMLRAMGHQVEMRLDYSMNMGRGAVAGIDRNSGVKFAAADPRGDGHAAPALR
- a CDS encoding 50S ribosomal protein L13, whose protein sequence is MKTEFPSKSEIQRSWFVIDASGIALGRVATQAARILMGKHKPIYTPFLDCGDHVIVVNAEKAVLTGKKEEQKIYRRHSGYPGGLKEISAGDLRQKRPVRLVEEAIRGMLPKTKLGKQMYRKLKVYAGDRHPHAAQKPQAMAVAR
- the rpsI gene encoding 30S ribosomal protein S9, coding for MALLQYLGTGRRKRAVARVFLRPGTGKFTVNGRPADEYFTTFTSRTVIRQPLLATETADKFDVLVTCRGGGIAGQADAVRLGIARALCEFNSELRAKLKQEGYLTRDPREHERKKYGQRGARRRFQFSKR